A genomic stretch from Nocardia wallacei includes:
- a CDS encoding pyrimidine reductase family protein: protein MQRAPNAIQFTALTKDDLVRLYAYPARLRFPWIRINFVSSLDGAVTVDGRSGALGTSSDHDVFMLLRDLADVILVGAGTVRAENYAGARTDTHRRIRLYQHGLGGARDGAPPPIAVVSASAALDPACRLFTDTKRAPLVFTTAAAPAQRKRLLAEAGAEVIEAGDTTVTGADLRAALAARGLLRVLCEGGPSLFGELISAGAADELCLTLSPLLVGGTAARIAVSPNALPTPMALRQVLVDDDGTLLTRWERAATQG from the coding sequence ATGCAGCGTGCTCCCAATGCGATCCAGTTCACAGCGCTCACCAAGGACGACCTGGTGCGGCTGTACGCCTATCCGGCCCGGCTCCGATTCCCGTGGATCCGAATCAACTTCGTGTCCAGTCTCGACGGCGCGGTGACGGTGGACGGGCGGTCCGGGGCCCTGGGCACGAGCTCCGACCACGACGTCTTCATGCTCCTGCGCGACCTCGCCGACGTGATCCTGGTCGGCGCGGGCACCGTCCGCGCGGAGAACTACGCCGGCGCCCGCACCGATACGCACCGGCGCATCCGCCTCTACCAGCACGGCCTCGGCGGGGCACGGGACGGCGCGCCGCCGCCGATCGCGGTCGTCAGCGCGAGCGCTGCGCTGGATCCGGCCTGCCGGTTGTTCACCGACACCAAGCGCGCGCCGCTGGTGTTCACCACCGCCGCCGCCCCCGCGCAGCGCAAGCGGTTGCTCGCCGAGGCGGGCGCGGAGGTGATCGAGGCGGGCGACACCACGGTCACCGGCGCGGACCTGCGCGCGGCCCTGGCCGCCCGCGGGCTGCTGCGGGTGCTGTGCGAGGGCGGGCCGTCGCTGTTCGGCGAGCTGATCTCGGCCGGTGCCGCCGACGAGCTCTGCCTGACCCTGTCTCCGCTGCTCGTCGGGGGTACGGCGGCTCGAATCGCGGTGTCGCCCAACGCGTTGCCGACCCCGATGGCGCTGCGGCAGGTGCTCGTCGACGACGACGGCACACTGCTGACCCGTTGGGAGCGCGCCGCGACCCAAGGCTGA
- the zapE gene encoding cell division protein ZapE, which produces MQQRLADRHPEVPADQLIAQMVPPPTFDEVSFASYIPDPKEPTQAAAVQKAEQFAGKVAKIHAAAGKKTLFGKKKQVDGAGLYLDGGFGVGKTHLLASIYHASPAPKSFGTFGEVTNLVGALGFTNAVERLAGNSVLCIDEFELDDPGDTMLVSRLLTELTARGVSVAATSNTLPDQLGEGRFAAQDFLREIRKLGSLFDAVRVDGPDYRHRDLPPAPEPTAPDRLIEKAAATSGSTLDDFDELLAHLSTLHPSRYGALVSGVSAVFVSNVHTVTDQAVALRVVVLADRLYDAGIPVTVSGVKLDRIFSEEMLGGGYRKKYLRAISRLLALSRFEVPA; this is translated from the coding sequence GTGCAACAACGCCTCGCCGATCGTCATCCGGAGGTTCCGGCCGATCAGCTCATCGCCCAGATGGTGCCGCCGCCCACCTTCGACGAGGTGAGCTTCGCCTCCTACATCCCGGATCCGAAGGAACCGACCCAGGCGGCGGCCGTGCAGAAGGCCGAGCAATTCGCCGGGAAGGTCGCGAAGATCCACGCGGCGGCCGGGAAGAAGACTCTGTTCGGGAAGAAGAAGCAGGTCGACGGGGCCGGGCTGTACCTCGACGGCGGGTTCGGCGTCGGCAAGACCCACCTGCTGGCCTCGATCTATCACGCCTCGCCCGCGCCGAAGTCGTTCGGCACCTTCGGGGAGGTCACCAATCTGGTCGGCGCGCTCGGCTTCACCAACGCCGTGGAGCGGCTGGCGGGCAACAGCGTGCTGTGCATCGACGAGTTCGAACTCGACGATCCCGGCGACACCATGCTGGTGTCGCGGCTGCTGACCGAGCTGACCGCGCGCGGCGTGTCGGTGGCGGCGACCTCCAACACCCTGCCGGATCAGCTGGGCGAAGGCCGGTTCGCCGCCCAGGACTTCCTGCGCGAGATCCGCAAGCTGGGTTCGCTGTTCGACGCCGTGCGCGTCGACGGCCCGGACTACCGCCACCGCGATCTGCCCCCGGCGCCCGAGCCGACCGCGCCCGATCGGCTCATCGAAAAGGCCGCGGCCACATCGGGTTCCACCCTCGACGATTTCGACGAGCTGCTGGCGCACCTGAGCACGCTGCACCCGTCCCGCTACGGCGCATTGGTCTCCGGCGTGTCGGCGGTGTTCGTGTCGAACGTGCACACCGTCACCGATCAGGCGGTCGCGCTGCGCGTGGTGGTCCTGGCCGACCGGCTCTACGACGCGGGCATCCCGGTCACCGTGTCGGGAGTGAAGCTGGACCGCATCTTCTCCGAGGAGATGCTCGGCGGCGGCTACCGCAAGAAGTACCTGCGCGCGATCTCGCGCCTGCTCGCGCTGTCGCGCTTCGAGGTACCTGCCTGA
- a CDS encoding tyrosine-protein phosphatase, translating to MVRRSTRGTAALAVAATLAFGPVAGTAPAADPPAATASVLDGTADRALALQGVQNARDLGGYRTADGRTVATGLVFRSGELSKATDADLAVLTDKGVRVDADLRTTFERALAPDRVPAGATQQIVDMIGQAPPQVLATTLTAGPDLYRAFVTAPGANEAVAAVLRDVIDTRDGAVLFHCTAGKDRTGWAAAVLLTLLGVDRDTVNYDYLLSNHYRNADPGDSLNGVVLPALDAAFDQVDQSYGGFDDYVRDGLKLTDDDIAALRAKMLS from the coding sequence ATGGTTCGTCGTTCGACCCGCGGCACGGCGGCGCTGGCCGTCGCCGCCACCCTCGCGTTCGGTCCCGTGGCGGGAACCGCGCCGGCCGCCGATCCGCCCGCCGCGACCGCCTCGGTCCTCGACGGCACCGCCGACCGCGCGCTGGCACTGCAGGGCGTGCAGAACGCCCGCGATCTCGGTGGCTACCGCACCGCCGACGGCCGCACGGTGGCGACGGGACTGGTGTTCCGCAGCGGCGAATTGAGCAAGGCCACCGACGCCGACCTGGCCGTGCTGACCGACAAGGGCGTGCGCGTCGACGCCGACCTGCGGACCACCTTCGAGCGCGCACTCGCACCGGACCGCGTGCCCGCGGGCGCCACGCAGCAGATCGTGGACATGATCGGGCAGGCTCCGCCGCAGGTCCTGGCCACCACGCTGACCGCCGGTCCGGATCTGTACCGCGCGTTCGTCACCGCGCCGGGCGCGAACGAGGCCGTCGCCGCGGTGCTGCGCGACGTGATCGATACTCGTGACGGCGCGGTGCTGTTCCATTGCACCGCGGGCAAGGACCGGACCGGCTGGGCGGCGGCGGTCCTGCTGACCCTCCTCGGCGTGGACCGCGACACGGTGAACTACGACTACCTGCTGTCCAACCACTACCGCAACGCCGATCCCGGCGACTCGCTCAACGGCGTCGTACTTCCGGCGCTCGACGCCGCCTTCGACCAGGTCGACCAGAGCTACGGCGGTTTCGACGACTACGTGCGCGACGGCCTGAAGCTGACCGACGACGACATCGCCGCGCTACGGGCGAAAATGCTGTCCTGA
- a CDS encoding spirocyclase AveC family protein, whose protein sequence is MADYDAGQQCHGTVGAFAGAPIESLSINVGTSCQWPLYEGLLWGGVQAGLCALRCARCGGEPQRIRRRGNGFGGQPGDPLLGIADAHDRPVPAPARPERAVPEHRQR, encoded by the coding sequence ATCGCCGACTACGACGCCGGACAACAGTGCCACGGGACCGTCGGCGCTTTCGCCGGCGCGCCCATCGAATCGCTGTCGATCAACGTCGGCACCTCCTGCCAGTGGCCGCTGTACGAGGGACTGCTGTGGGGCGGTGTCCAGGCGGGGCTGTGCGCGCTGCGCTGTGCGCGGTGCGGCGGTGAACCGCAGCGGATCCGGCGGCGGGGCAACGGGTTCGGCGGTCAGCCGGGCGACCCGCTCCTTGGCATTGCGGATGCGCACGACCGCCCCGTGCCCGCGCCCGCGCGTCCGGAACGAGCCGTGCCCGAACACCGCCAGCGGTAG
- a CDS encoding ATP-binding cassette domain-containing protein has product MPELRIEPGDRLVVTGPNGAGKTTLMRLLAGESAPDAGTVTVRGRVGHLRQQQTPWPESWTVLRAYAESRDGHPDEYAEELLSLGLFRPGELGLRIGELSYGQRRRIELARLVSEPADLLLLDEPTNHLSPALVEELEQALAGYTGALVVVTHDRRLRAGLPGTRITVCDGVVQSSLRMT; this is encoded by the coding sequence GTGCCCGAGTTGCGGATCGAGCCGGGCGACCGGTTGGTGGTCACCGGGCCCAACGGCGCGGGCAAGACGACGCTGATGCGGTTGCTGGCAGGCGAATCGGCGCCGGACGCGGGCACCGTGACGGTCCGGGGCCGGGTCGGGCACCTGCGGCAGCAGCAGACGCCGTGGCCGGAGTCGTGGACCGTCCTGCGCGCCTACGCCGAGAGCCGCGACGGACATCCCGACGAGTATGCCGAGGAGTTGCTGTCGCTGGGGCTGTTTCGCCCCGGCGAACTCGGGCTGCGAATCGGGGAGCTGTCCTACGGGCAGCGGCGGCGGATCGAGCTGGCCCGGTTGGTCAGCGAGCCCGCCGATCTGCTGCTGCTGGACGAGCCCACCAACCACCTGTCACCGGCTCTGGTGGAGGAGCTGGAGCAGGCACTGGCGGGATACACCGGCGCGCTGGTGGTCGTCACCCACGACCGGCGGTTGCGCGCGGGACTGCCCGGCACGCGGATCACGGTGTGCGACGGCGTCGTTCAGAGCTCTCTCCGCATGACGTAG
- a CDS encoding GNAT family N-acetyltransferase, with translation MPVIVDRAGLWDAEALSDVAAATFPLACPPELAPEDIDTFIARILSGDRFGDYLSDPGRTVLKAVAGGAIVGYAMLVAGPPAEPEMAAAMGESMIEINKLYVLPDHHGAGVSTALMQAAVDDARRGGYAGVWLGVNQNNQRAQRFYAKHGFRTVGTKTTAVGTQLCQDYVMRREL, from the coding sequence ATCCCAGTCATCGTCGATCGGGCCGGTCTGTGGGACGCCGAAGCCCTGAGTGACGTTGCGGCAGCGACGTTTCCGCTGGCCTGCCCGCCGGAACTGGCGCCGGAGGACATCGACACGTTCATTGCCCGGATACTGTCGGGCGATCGCTTCGGCGACTACCTCAGCGATCCCGGCCGCACGGTGCTCAAGGCCGTGGCGGGCGGCGCCATCGTCGGGTACGCGATGCTGGTGGCGGGGCCGCCCGCCGAGCCCGAGATGGCCGCGGCGATGGGCGAATCCATGATCGAGATCAACAAGCTGTACGTGCTGCCCGACCACCACGGCGCCGGGGTGTCGACGGCCTTGATGCAGGCGGCCGTCGACGATGCCCGGCGCGGTGGTTACGCCGGTGTCTGGCTGGGGGTCAACCAGAACAACCAGCGCGCGCAGCGCTTCTACGCCAAGCACGGGTTCCGCACCGTCGGCACGAAGACCACCGCGGTCGGCACCCAGCTCTGCCAGGACTACGTCATGCGGAGAGAGCTCTGA
- a CDS encoding MFS transporter yields MNAAGYVPVSIVRRARTANSVAFGLQGFFLAVILTELPQQRDRFELDDTRILLATVLISVLAAAGSVLAERLALRWSSRTALRAGLALIAVTGVGIALAPQLAVLLVALGGYGVAVGVVDASTNMQAVFIQHGYGTVVLSSFYAAWSAGAILGALFVSGCEALDVSLPVAVLAAALVVLVAGLVFGPRLLGTRQAEAEPAETAAAGSVPLRAYLAIGVAMALVFAVDLAVGNWSALYLRDELRSSSATAALALAAYQGASLAGRLTGDLWVRRFGPRAVVRVAAAIGTAGLALVVLAPDPVVAIAGFLVAGIGLPVIAPLCFSEAGRLTGGRGLDALIARLNLFNYAGTLFGGGVVGGVADATSHRIAYLLPLLFAAALIVSARFFQPRPRAGKPSAPATGRAVLEE; encoded by the coding sequence ATGAACGCCGCCGGATACGTTCCTGTATCGATTGTGCGGAGAGCGCGGACGGCCAACTCGGTGGCCTTCGGACTGCAGGGATTCTTTCTCGCGGTGATCCTCACCGAGTTGCCGCAGCAGCGCGACCGATTCGAGCTCGACGACACCCGGATCCTGCTCGCGACGGTGCTGATCTCGGTCCTGGCGGCGGCGGGCAGCGTGCTGGCCGAACGACTGGCGTTGCGCTGGTCCAGCCGCACCGCGCTGCGCGCCGGGTTGGCGCTGATCGCGGTCACGGGTGTCGGGATCGCGCTGGCGCCCCAGCTCGCGGTGCTGTTGGTCGCGCTGGGCGGGTACGGCGTCGCGGTCGGCGTGGTCGACGCGAGCACGAATATGCAGGCGGTCTTCATCCAGCACGGGTACGGCACGGTGGTGCTGTCGTCGTTCTACGCGGCCTGGAGCGCGGGGGCGATTCTGGGCGCGCTGTTCGTGTCCGGGTGCGAGGCGCTGGATGTCTCGCTGCCCGTCGCGGTGCTGGCGGCCGCCCTCGTCGTCCTGGTGGCCGGGCTGGTGTTCGGGCCGCGGCTGCTGGGCACGCGGCAGGCCGAGGCCGAGCCCGCGGAGACGGCGGCCGCGGGATCGGTTCCGCTGCGCGCCTATCTGGCGATCGGTGTGGCGATGGCGCTGGTCTTCGCCGTGGATCTGGCGGTGGGTAACTGGTCGGCGTTGTATCTGCGCGACGAGTTGCGTTCCTCCTCGGCGACGGCGGCGCTGGCGCTGGCGGCCTATCAGGGGGCGTCGCTGGCCGGGCGGCTCACGGGTGATCTGTGGGTGCGCCGGTTCGGGCCGCGGGCGGTGGTGCGGGTGGCGGCGGCGATCGGGACGGCCGGGCTGGCGCTGGTGGTTCTCGCGCCGGATCCGGTGGTGGCGATCGCGGGCTTCCTCGTCGCCGGGATCGGACTGCCGGTGATCGCGCCGCTGTGCTTCAGCGAGGCGGGCCGGCTCACCGGCGGCCGCGGGCTGGACGCGCTGATCGCCCGGCTCAACCTGTTCAACTACGCGGGCACGCTGTTCGGCGGCGGCGTGGTGGGCGGGGTGGCCGACGCGACCAGCCACCGGATCGCCTATCTGCTGCCGCTGCTGTTCGCCGCGGCGTTGATCGTATCGGCGCGGTTCTTCCAGCCGCGTCCACGGGCGGGCAAACCGTCAGCGCCCGCGACCGGTCGTGCTGTACTGGAGGAATGA